In one window of Brassica rapa cultivar Chiifu-401-42 chromosome A07, CAAS_Brap_v3.01, whole genome shotgun sequence DNA:
- the LOC103850256 gene encoding heavy metal-associated isoprenylated plant protein 30 isoform X1, with protein sequence MGLRSIISTITYGLFLGYPHKKPKVKSVSHLNYYHTMPKARPLSLQTIDLKVRMCCSGCERVVKHAIYKLRGVDSVEVNLELERVTVVGYVERKKVLKAVRRAGKRAEFWPYPDMPRYFTSSDHYFKDTTREFRESYNYYRHGYNLSDRHGHIHVTNRGDDKVSNFFNDDNVHACRLM encoded by the exons ATGGGTTTGAGGTCCATCATATCGACCATCACCTACGGTTTGTTTCTTGGCTATCCACACAAGAAGCCAAAGGTCAAAAGTGTGAGCCACCTCAACTATTACCACACCATGCCAAAGGCTCGTCCACTTTCTTTACAG ACGATAGACCTAAAAGTACGGATGTGCTGCAGTGGATGCGAGAGGGTAGTCAAGCATGCCATTTACAAGTTGAGAG GAGTGGACTCGGTGGAGGTGAACCTGGAGTTGGAGAGAGTGACGGTAGTTGGGTACGTGGAGAGGAAGAAGGTGCTGAAGGCGGTGAGAAGAGCCGGGAAGCGAGCGGAGTTCTGGCCTTACCCGGACATGCCTCGCTACTTCACTTCCTCGGACCACTACTTCAAAGACACAACCCGCGAATTCAGGGAAAGCTACAACTACTACCGCCACGGCTACAACCTCAGCGACCGTCATGGTCACATCCACGTCACTAACCGTGGCGACGATAAAGTTAGCAACTTCTTTAACGACGACAACGTCCACGCTTGTCGCCTTATGTAA
- the LOC103850255 gene encoding uncharacterized protein LOC103850255, whose protein sequence is MMMMKIPSGVVASVIAFSTAALYSSSSAIPPISPKAWESRKMEKMEPRFDGLRFIETLVTAHR, encoded by the exons atgatgatgatgaagattcCGAGCGGCGTTGTCGCTTCAGTCATTGCCTTCTCCACCGCTGCTCTCTATTCTTCTTCCTCCGCTATTCCACCAATCTCCCCAAAG GCTTGGGAATCGAGGAAGATGGAGAAAATGGAGCCTAGGTTTGATGGGTTGAGGTTCATAGAGACGCTGGTCACAGCACACAGATAG
- the LOC103850254 gene encoding glucan endo-1,3-beta-glucosidase 10 — protein MASSQISFSLVCLALLFFSFPLTVTSIGINYGQVANNLPPPKNVIPLLKSVGATKVKLYDADPQALRAFSGSGFDLTVSLGNEYLAQMKDSDKARDWVKQNVQAYLPGTKIVAIVVGNEVLTSNQSDLSAALFPAMQSIHGALVDCGLNKQIFVTTAHSLAILDVSYPPSATSFRHDLLGTLTPILDFHVKTGSPILINAYPFFAYEGNPKHISLDFVLFQPNQGFTDPGSNFHYDNMLFAQVDAVYHALDAVGISYKKVPIVVSETGWPSNGDPQEVGANCDNARKYNGNLIKMMMSKKMRTPIRPDCDLTIFVFALFNENMKPGPTSERNYGLFNPDGTPVYSLGIKTSSSSSGGGSSSGSKNSTGGGGSSSSGGTTGGSPGAGGGGGIYTPENPSPDYMSISSARGKGRFVECVFFFLLLCIIKLRL, from the exons ATGGCGTCTTCCCAGATCTCATTCTCTCTGGTGTGCCTTgctctcctcttcttctcttttcctCTAACCGTCACCTCCATTGGCATCAACTACGGCCAGGTTGCCAACAACCTTCCTCCCCCCAAGAACGTCATCCCTCTCCTCAAGTCCGTAGGCGCCACCAAAGTCAAGCTCTATGACGCCGATCCACAAGCCCTCCGTGCCTTCTCCGGCTCCGGCTTCGACCTCACCGTCTCCCTTGGCAACGAGTACCTTGCCCAGATGAAAGACTCGGACAAAGCCCGTGACTGGGTGAAGCAAAACGTCCAAGCTTACCTCCCGGGCACCAAGATCGTGGCCATCGTGGTGGGCAACGAAGTCCTCACCTCCAACCAGTCAGACCTTTCGGCGGCTCTCTTCCCGGCGATGCAGAGCATCCACGGTGCTCTCGTGGACTGTGGCCTGAACAAGCAGATCTTCGTGACGACGGCGCACTCCCTCGCCATCCTCGACGTATCCTACCCTCCCTCCGCCACATCCTTCCGCCACGACCTCCTGGGAACCCTCACTCCCATCTTGGACTTCCACGTCAAGACAGGCTCCCCCATCCTCATCAACGCCTACCCTTTCTTCGCCTACGAGGGCAACCCCAAACACATCTCCCTCGACTTCGTCCTCTTCCAGCCAAACCAGGGCTTCACCGACCCTGGCTCCAACTTCCACTACGACAACATGCTCTTCGCCCAGGTCGACGCCGTCTACCACGCCCTTGACGCCGTCGGCATCAGCTACAAGAAAGTCCCCATCGTCGTCTCCGAGACCGGGTGGCCCTCCAACGGCGACCCGCAGGAGGTTGGTGCCAACTGCGACAATGCGCGCAAGTACAACGGGAATCTTATCAAGATGATGATGAGCAAGAAGATGAGGACTCCCATTCGACCCGACTGCGATCTCACCATCTTCGTCTTTGCTCTCTTCAATGAGAACATGAAGCCTGGCCCCACCTCCGAGAGGAACTATGGCCTCTTCAACCCTGACGGGACTCCCGTTTACTCCCTCGGGATCAagacctcctcctcctcctctggtGGTGGTAGTAGTAGTGGCAGCAAAAACTCCACCGGTGGAGGAGGTAGTAGCAGCAGTGGCGGTACCACTGGTGGATCACCCGGTGCTGGTGGCGGCGGCGGCATCTACACGCCAGAGAACCCTTCACCGGATTACATGTCCATTTCCTCCGCAAGG GGAAAAGGCAGATTCGTTGAGTGTgtgttcttcttcctcttgctTTGCATCATCAAGCTTCGGCTGTAA
- the LOC103850253 gene encoding dynamin-related protein 1A, which yields MENLISLVNKIQRACTALGDHGDSSALPTLWDSLPAIAVVGGQSSGKSSVLESIVGKDFLPRGSGIVTRRPLVLQLQKIDDGAREYAEFLHLPRKRFTDFAAVRKEIQDETDRETGRSKAISSVPIHLSIYSPNVVNLTLIDLPGLTKVAVEGQSENIVKDIENMVRSYIEKPNCIILAISPANQDLATSDAIKISREVDPSGERTFGVLTKIDLMDKGTDAVEILEGRSFKLKYPWVGVVNRSQADINKNVDMIAARRREREYFSNTTEYRHLAHKMGSEHLAKMLSKHLEHVIKSRIPGIQSLINKTVLELESELSRLGKPIAADAGGKLYSIMEICRLFDQIFKEHLDGVRAGGEKVYNVFDNQLPAALKRLQFDKQLAMDNIRKLVTEADGYQPHLIAPEQGYRRLIESSIVSIRGPAEASVDTVHAILKDLVHKSVNETVELKQYPALRVEVTNAAIESLDKMRDGSKKATLQLVDMECSYLTVDFFRKLPQDVEKGGNPTHSIFDRYNDSYLRRIGSNVLSYVNMVCAGLRNSIPKSIVYCQVREAKRSLLDHFFAELGTMDMKRLSSLLNEDPAIMERRSAISKRLELYRAAQSEIDAVAWSK from the exons ATGGAGAATCTGATATCTCTGGTAAACAAGATACAGAGAGCTTGCACAGCTCTGGGAGACCATGGAGACTCTAGCGCCCTACCTACTCTCTGGGATTCCTTGCCTGCCATTGCCGTCGTCGGTGGTCAG AGCTCAGGGAAGTCTTCAGTCCTGGAGAGCATCGTCGGAAAGGACTTTTTACCCCGTGGATCTG GTATCGTTACCCGAAGGCCACTTGTCTTACAGTTGCAAAAGATTGATGACGGAGCCCGGGAGTATGCTGAGTTTCTTCACCTCCCCAGGAAAAGGTTCACCGATTTTG CTGCTGTGAGGAAGGAGATTCAAGATGAGACTGACAGGGAGACCGGACGTAGCAAGGCCATTTCTAGTGTTCCCATTCACCTTAGCATTTACTCTCCCAATG TTGTCAACTTGACACTGATTGATCTTCCAGGGCTTACAAAAGTTGCTGTTG AGGGACAATCTGAAAATATAGTGAAGGACATTGAAAACATGGTCCGGTCCTACATTGAAAAG CCCAACTGCATCATTTTGGCAATTTCACCTGCAAACCAAGATCTTGCTACCTCTGACGCAATTAAAATTTCCCGTGAAGTTGATCCATCTG GGGAGAGAACATTTGGTGTCTTGACAAAGATCGATCTTATGGACAAGGGGACCGATGCAGTGGAA aTTCTTGAAGGGAGATCTTTTAAGCTGAAATATCCATGGGTTGGTGTTGTCAACCGCTCCCAAGCAGATATTAACAAGAATGTGGACATGATTGCGGCTCGGAGAAGAGAGAGGGAGTACTTCTCCAATACTACAGAGTATAGGCACCTTGCACATAAAATGGGTTCCGAGCATTTAGCAAAGATGCTCTCCAAG CATCTAGAACATGTGATCAAGTCAAGAATTCCAGGCATCCAGTCGCTTATTAACAAAACAGTGTTAGAGCTGGAATCTGAACTTAGTCGCCTTGGGAAGCCTATTGCAGCTGATGCTGGG GGGAAGTTGTACTCAATAATGGAGATATGTCGGCTTTTCGATCAAATTTTCAAGGAGCATCTTGATGGAGT GCGTGCTGGTGGCGAGAAGGTGTATAACGTGTTTGATAACCAGCTTCCAGCGGCTCTGAAGAGACTTCAATTTGACAAGCAGCTAGCAATGGACAACATCCGCAAGCTGGTCACTGAGGCTGACGGTTACCAGCCTCACTTGATTGCTCCTGAGCAAGGTTACCGTCGTCTCATTGAGTCTTCTATAGTATCCATCCGAGGCCCTGCTGAAGCATCTGTTGATACT GTTCATGCGATATTGAAGGATCTGGTTCACAAGTCTGTGAATGAGACGGTG GAATTAAAGCAATACCCAGCACTGAGAGTGGAGGTGACAAACGCGGCAATAGAGTCGTTGGACAAAATGCGGGATGGAAGTAAGAAAGCAACACTGCAGCTGGTGGACATGGAGTGCAGTTACCTCACTGTTGATTTCTTCAGGAAGCTTCCCCAAGATGTTGAGAAGGGTGGTAACCCCACGCACTCCATTTTCGACCGTTACAACGATTCCTATCTCAGACGAATCG GATCCAATGTGCTGTCTTACGTGAACATGGTCTGTGCTGGACTGCGGAATTCAATCCCCAAGTCCATTGTCTACTGCCAAGTCCGAGAAGCCAAGCGCAGCCTCCTCGACCATTTCTTTGCCGAGCTCGGTACCATGGAC ATGAAGAGGCTATCGTCACTTTTGAACGAGGATCCGGCGATTATGGAGAGACGAAGCGCCATATCTAAGAGGCTGGAGTTGTACCGAGCTGCTCAATCGGAGATCGACGCAGTGGCTTGGTCCAAGTGA
- the LOC103850252 gene encoding uncharacterized protein LOC103850252: MASSISSMSTRFCFIPNNNGSHKPNPWLYQQSLSSNSLIFYSKHHPHRRPLSSSSQIPVVETDEDDGKDGLTFSGCRGCGKEVKENGCNGDGRIQGGIATVPGFGWWPIKAYRPCPGFVEAGGRYRRIGQSMDEVAFGRGDSKSSTDS, encoded by the exons atggcgaGTTCCATTTCTTCAATGTCAACACGTTTTTGTTTCATCCCCAACAACAATGGGAGTCACAAACCAAACCCATGGCTCTATCAACAATCGCTAAGCTCGAACAGTCTCATATTCTATTCAAAGCATCATCCTCATCGTCGTCCACTATCTTCTTCTTCCCAGATTCCCGTCGTGGAGACTGATGAAGACGACGGCAAAGATGGCCTTACTTTCAG TGGTTGCAGAGGATGCGGGAAGGAGGTGAAAGAGAATGGTTGCAACGGCGACGGGAGGATTCAAGGAGGCATTGCCACTGTCCCTGGCTTCGGTTGGTGGCCCATTAAGGCTTACAGGCCTTGTCCCGGTTTTGTTGAGGCCGGAGGTAGATACCGCCGCATAGGGCAGAGCATGGATGAGGTTGCCTTTGGTCGTGGTGACTCTAAATCCTCCACCGATTCCTAG
- the LOC103850256 gene encoding heavy metal-associated isoprenylated plant protein 30 isoform X2: MCCSGCERVVKHAIYKLRGVDSVEVNLELERVTVVGYVERKKVLKAVRRAGKRAEFWPYPDMPRYFTSSDHYFKDTTREFRESYNYYRHGYNLSDRHGHIHVTNRGDDKVSNFFNDDNVHACRLM; encoded by the exons ATGTGCTGCAGTGGATGCGAGAGGGTAGTCAAGCATGCCATTTACAAGTTGAGAG GAGTGGACTCGGTGGAGGTGAACCTGGAGTTGGAGAGAGTGACGGTAGTTGGGTACGTGGAGAGGAAGAAGGTGCTGAAGGCGGTGAGAAGAGCCGGGAAGCGAGCGGAGTTCTGGCCTTACCCGGACATGCCTCGCTACTTCACTTCCTCGGACCACTACTTCAAAGACACAACCCGCGAATTCAGGGAAAGCTACAACTACTACCGCCACGGCTACAACCTCAGCGACCGTCATGGTCACATCCACGTCACTAACCGTGGCGACGATAAAGTTAGCAACTTCTTTAACGACGACAACGTCCACGCTTGTCGCCTTATGTAA
- the LOC103850258 gene encoding berberine bridge enzyme-like 1, translating to MKKLSCLILFLSLASSSLAVDPSNQPIYESFLKCFSNQTCTAPDKLCSVVLPQSSASFTPTLRAYIRNARYNTSTSPKPLIVIAARSEAHVQATVLCTKSLNFQLKTRSGGHDYDGLSYISNRPYFVLDMSYLRNITVDMADGGGSAWVGAGATLGEVYYSIWQKSKSHGFPAGVCPTVGVGGHISGGGYGNMIRKYGLSVDYVTDAKIVDVNGRILDRKSMGEDLFWAIGGGGGASFGVILAFKIKLVPVPPTVTVFRVEKTLEEGALDMVHKWQFVAPKTSPDLFMRLLLQPKTKNTTQTVRASVVALFLGRQSDLLSLLGKEFPELGLRTENCTEMTWIQSVMWWANSDNATLIKPEILLDREPDSASFLKRKSDYVETEISKEGLGFLFTKLMETGKLGLVFNPYGGIMCQVPTTKTPFPHRKRLFKVQHSMNWKDAGIEAENSFMEKTRSFYSYMAPFVTKNPRHTYLNYRDLEIGTNSHGPNSYREAEVYGRKYFGENFDRLVKVKTAVDPENFFRDEQSVPTLPTKPSMR from the coding sequence atgaagaaaCTCTCTTGTTTAATTCTATTTCTTAGCCTTGCCTCAAGTTCTCTCGCGGTCGACCCGTCGAATCAGCCCATTTACGAAAGCTTTCTCAAGTGTTTCAGCAACCAAACATGCACAGCTCCAGACAAGCTATGCAGCGTTGTTTTGCCACAGAGCAGTGCCAGTTTCACCCCGACGCTGCGTGCCTACATCCGAAACGCGCGTTACAACACTTCCACATCCCCGAAACCTTTGATCGTAATCGCGGCGCGTTCGGAGGCCCACGTCCAGGCCACCGTCCTGTGTACCAAGTCTCTCAACTTCCAGCTCAAGACTCGTAGCGGCGGCCACGACTACGACGGCCTTTCCTACATATCTAACCGCCCTTACTTCGTCCTCGACATGTCTTATCTCCGTAACATCACGGTCGATATGGCCGATGGCGGCGGCTCTGCATGGGTCGGAGCCGGCGCTACTCTGGGCGAGGTTTATTACAGCATTTGGCAGAAAAGCAAATCTCATGGTTTTCCCGCCGGAGTCTGTCCCACCGTCGGCGTTGGAGGTCACATCAGCGGCGGAGGCTACGGAAACATGATCAGAAAATACGGACTTTCCGTTGACTACGTCACCGACGCGAAGATCGTGGACGTGAACGGGAGGATTCTCGATAGAAAGTCGATGGGAGAGGATCTTTTCTGGGCGATAGGAGGCGGGGGAGGTGCGAGCTTCGGTGTGATCTTAGCCTTCAAGATAAAACTAGTTCCTGTTCCTCCGACAGTGACTGTCTTCAGAGTGGAGAAAACGCTAGAAGAAGGTGCACTAGACATGGTCCATAAATGGCAGTTTGTTGCTCCCAAGACAAGTCCTGATCTGTTCATGAGGCTGCTCTTGCAACCCAAGACGAAGAACACAACTCAGACGGTTCGCGCCTCGGTGGTGGCGTTGTTCTTGGGGAGACAGAGCGATCTCTTGTCTCTGCTGGGGAAAGAATTCCCGGAGCTTGGTCTGAGGACGGAGAACTGCACGGAGATGACGTGGATACAGTCGGTGATGTGGTGGGCCAACAGCGATAACGCCACGCTTATCAAACCCGAGATTCTGCTGGACAGAGAGCCTGATTCAGCGTCTTTCTTGAAAAGGAAATCGGATTACGTGGAGACAGAGATCAGCAAAGAAGGTCTAGGTTTCTTGTTCACCAAGTTGATGGAGACTGGGAAACTAGGGCTCGTCTTCAATCCCTATGGAGGGATAATGTGCCAAGTGCCTACCACGAAGACCCCTTTCCCTCACAGGAAAAGGCTATTCAAGGTGCAGCACTCAATGAACTGGAAAGATGCGGGGATAGAAGCGGAGAACAGTTTCATGGAAAAGACCAGAAGCTTCTACAGCTACATGGCTCCTTTCGTCACCAAGAATCCAAGGCACACGTATCTCAACTACAGGGATCTTGAGATAGGGACCAACAGTCACGGCCCAAACAGTTATAGAGAGGCAGAGGTTTACGGGAGAAAGTACTTCGGAGAGAATTTTGATCGGTTGGTCAAAGTTAAAACAGCAGTGGATCCAGAAAACTTCTTCAGGGATGAGCAGAGTGTACCTACCTTGCCCACTAAGCCATCCATGAGATAG